In Rhodobacter xanthinilyticus, a single window of DNA contains:
- a CDS encoding PRC-barrel domain-containing protein: MKKLMLSTAILASLATAAGAEPSPFRSAVDPTDLTASQVIGMRIYAADPAQMEAQGEAPMAAGPEEGWSDIGEVHDLVLTREGGVEAVLVDLGGFLGIGEHRVAVGMEAIRFVPDASTEDDPDDFFLVMAADRATLEASPIYPEEKTAAVLPAGETGYHPIETAGLSVEALEGTPVYDAQNTRVGEIARVVLDAKGAPAQAVIDVGGFLGIGEKPVAIELAQLSIAQGATPEDLRAATALSKAELEALPAYQG; encoded by the coding sequence GTGAAAAAGCTGATGCTTTCCACCGCCATCCTGGCCAGCCTTGCCACCGCCGCCGGGGCCGAACCCTCGCCCTTCCGCTCGGCGGTCGACCCGACCGATCTGACCGCCTCGCAGGTGATCGGCATGCGCATCTATGCCGCCGACCCCGCGCAGATGGAGGCGCAGGGCGAGGCGCCCATGGCCGCCGGCCCCGAGGAGGGCTGGTCCGATATCGGCGAGGTGCATGATCTCGTCCTGACCCGCGAGGGCGGCGTCGAGGCGGTGCTCGTCGATCTCGGCGGCTTCCTCGGCATCGGCGAGCACCGCGTGGCCGTCGGCATGGAGGCGATCCGCTTCGTGCCCGATGCCTCGACCGAGGACGACCCGGACGATTTCTTCCTGGTGATGGCGGCCGACCGCGCCACGCTCGAGGCTTCGCCGATCTACCCGGAGGAGAAGACCGCGGCGGTGCTGCCGGCGGGCGAGACGGGTTATCACCCGATCGAGACGGCGGGGCTGAGCGTCGAGGCGCTGGAGGGCACGCCGGTTTATGACGCGCAAAACACCCGCGTGGGCGAGATCGCGCGCGTGGTGCTCGATGCCAAGGGCGCGCCAGCGCAGGCGGTGATCGATGTCGGCGGCTTCCTCGGCATTGGCGAAAAGCCGGTCGCGATCGAGCTTGCGCAGCTTTCGATCGCCCAGGGCGCGACGCCCGAGGATCTGCGCGCCGCGACCGCGCTGAGCAAGGCCGAACTCGAGGCGCTGCCCGCCTATCAGGGCTGA
- a CDS encoding sensor histidine kinase: MKRMRRWATAQHGPVQEAGITLGVVAVAFGLRYELEGALPPGFPYLTFFPAVILTSFFAGTRAGVGAAVLCGLASWYFFINPVGSWALNGASLLALLFYCFIVATDIVLIHLMREALRKLDAEKQTSDALAVQNKLMFHELQHRVSNNLQVVASLLKMQRRQLEDEAARAALDTASARLQVMAGIQRQLHNPKRQEADIAALLGGLLPEVIGGFALEPAPELRVSGESLKVSGDQATPIGLIVVELVSNALEHATQAGAALAITVTVRREGAEARIVVRDNGPGLPPDFQPERSRSLGLRVALQFTDQLGGRLEFASDRGTVATLSFPLAEG, encoded by the coding sequence ATGAAGAGGATGCGGCGCTGGGCCACGGCTCAGCATGGTCCGGTGCAGGAAGCGGGGATCACGCTTGGCGTCGTCGCGGTGGCTTTCGGGCTGCGCTACGAGCTCGAGGGGGCGCTGCCGCCGGGCTTTCCTTACCTGACCTTCTTCCCCGCGGTGATCCTGACGAGCTTCTTTGCCGGCACCCGCGCGGGGGTGGGGGCGGCGGTGCTTTGCGGGCTCGCGTCCTGGTATTTCTTCATCAATCCGGTGGGCAGCTGGGCGCTCAACGGCGCCAGCCTGCTTGCGCTCCTGTTTTACTGTTTCATCGTCGCGACCGATATCGTGCTGATCCATTTGATGCGCGAGGCGCTCAGGAAGCTCGACGCCGAGAAACAGACCTCCGACGCGCTCGCGGTGCAAAACAAGCTGATGTTCCATGAGCTGCAACACCGGGTTTCGAACAACCTGCAGGTGGTGGCCTCGCTTTTGAAGATGCAGCGCCGCCAGCTCGAGGATGAGGCCGCGCGCGCCGCCCTCGATACCGCCTCGGCGCGGCTGCAGGTGATGGCCGGCATCCAGCGCCAGCTGCACAACCCCAAGCGCCAGGAGGCCGATATCGCCGCGCTTCTGGGCGGGCTTTTGCCCGAGGTGATCGGCGGGTTCGCGCTCGAGCCCGCGCCCGAGCTGCGGGTGAGCGGCGAGAGCCTGAAGGTGAGCGGCGATCAGGCGACGCCGATCGGGCTGATCGTGGTCGAGCTGGTCTCGAATGCGCTCGAACATGCAACGCAGGCGGGCGCGGCGTTGGCGATCACCGTAACCGTGCGCCGCGAGGGGGCCGAGGCGCGGATTGTCGTGCGCGACAATGGCCCGGGCCTGCCGCCCGATTTTCAGCCCGAACGCTCGCGCAGCCTCGGGCTGCGGGTGGCGCTGCAATTCACCGACCAGCTCGGCGGGCGGCTCGAGTTCGCCTCCGACCGCGGCACCGTGGCGACGCTGAGCTTCCCGCTCGCCGAGGGCTGA
- a CDS encoding FAD:protein FMN transferase: protein MSKMSTDLVRVALNGPTMGTRWSALLYLPEGTGTAPLSAALQAAVERVDAQMSLWRAGSDLNRLNAAPVGEWVALGAEIGEVLHLGLTIGRASGGAFDLTLGDAVRAWGFGPEGASEAAIGAARTAARRPAWETVELDRAGARARRLAPVSLDLNGIAKGYGADCLARALKAAGVTAGLVGIDGEMRALGRRPDGAGWTIAVEAPEVGRRTPHSMLVLEEAAVATSGDYRHFVEVQGRALAHTMDPRRGMPLLAAPASVTVVAQSCAAADAWATALMVAGPEAGLDLARRAGLEALFLLRGADGNLAEARGVGRLFGAAAA, encoded by the coding sequence ATGTCGAAGATGTCTACTGATCTGGTGCGCGTCGCGCTCAACGGGCCGACGATGGGCACGCGCTGGTCGGCGCTCCTTTATCTGCCCGAGGGCACCGGGACGGCGCCGCTCAGCGCCGCGCTCCAGGCCGCCGTCGAGCGGGTCGATGCGCAGATGTCGCTCTGGCGCGCGGGGAGCGATCTGAACCGGCTCAACGCCGCGCCGGTCGGCGAATGGGTGGCGCTCGGGGCCGAGATCGGGGAGGTGCTGCATCTCGGGCTGACGATCGGGCGCGCCTCGGGCGGGGCGTTTGATCTCACGCTGGGCGATGCGGTGCGGGCCTGGGGCTTTGGCCCGGAGGGGGCGAGCGAGGCCGCGATCGGCGCGGCGCGCACGGCCGCGCGCCGCCCGGCCTGGGAGACGGTGGAGCTTGACCGCGCGGGCGCGCGCGCGCGCCGCCTCGCGCCGGTCTCGCTCGATCTCAACGGCATCGCGAAGGGCTATGGCGCCGATTGTCTGGCCCGCGCGCTGAAGGCTGCGGGGGTCACGGCGGGGCTCGTCGGGATCGATGGCGAGATGCGCGCGCTCGGCCGGCGGCCCGATGGCGCGGGCTGGACGATCGCGGTCGAGGCGCCCGAGGTCGGGCGGCGCACGCCCCATTCGATGCTCGTGCTCGAGGAGGCGGCGGTCGCGACCTCGGGCGATTATCGCCATTTCGTCGAGGTGCAGGGCCGCGCGCTTGCCCATACGATGGACCCGCGCCGCGGCATGCCGCTGCTGGCCGCGCCCGCCTCGGTGACGGTGGTCGCGCAAAGCTGCGCGGCGGCGGATGCCTGGGCGACGGCCCTGATGGTGGCGGGGCCGGAGGCGGGGCTCGATCTGGCGCGCCGCGCGGGGCTCGAGGCACTCTTCTTGCTGCGCGGGGCGGATGGCAATCTCGCCGAGGCGCGCGGCGTGGGGCGGCTTTTTGGCGCCGCGGCGGCCTGA
- a CDS encoding DUF1328 domain-containing protein, which produces MLGWALTFLVIALIAAALGFGGIAGASASIAQVLFFIFIVLFVIAMIARALRGRPPV; this is translated from the coding sequence ATGCTCGGTTGGGCTCTGACGTTCCTTGTCATCGCACTGATCGCGGCAGCGCTCGGGTTCGGCGGTATCGCCGGGGCCTCGGCGTCGATCGCGCAGGTGCTGTTCTTCATCTTCATCGTGCTCTTCGTGATCGCCATGATCGCGCGCGCGCTGCGTGGCCGACCGCCGGTCTGA
- a CDS encoding PepSY domain-containing protein, which translates to MIRAIHRWAGLVTTALASVISLSGLGLAVLAARDALAAPALPAGLSLADLMRAVTAQIPMIEELRRAPSGALTAWWFADGAAHSAVIDPLSGAPLVEAGPDALLVWLTNLHRALFLEDTGRLIVAGGAAAMLALALTGLMLLKRRAGGWGGLLRALPGRGAARVHAEIGRASFVLLAFSALTGLWLTASSFDLLPDTAALPAYPMSVSGSMGAAPETIPLFAETPASAMESLSFPTPGDAQDFYTLETATGSATIDQGTGAVISEATTSPMTRMSALLERLHSGEGTALWAGLLGLAAAGVPVLGVSGLLLWARGRRRGARAPQVALSQASLVLWVGSEGGTTRATAEALGRALSAAGERVHIAPMSGFAPAAAAQARAHLILSATYGSGAAPASAAGFLDRLAALPAAPAAPYALLGFGDRAFPAFCGYARKVAAAAEAKGWAALVPMGAVNAGAAEEINAWLATLGAALGHDLAITAAAQAAPRTHRLALLSRRDYGEAVQAPISILRFATPRAGLLARLTGRAPRFAPGDLLGVLPRGSEVPRFYSLASGARDGFVEIVVSRHPGGLCSGQLLALQPGDEITAFLRPNPGFQAPEGRSPLILIGAGSGVGPLAGFIRANARRRPVHLFYGQRDLRSDYLYGPEFAAWQAEGRLGALTTASSRGARPRYVQDALRAEAQEVARLVGAGARVMICGGRAMAEGVAEAMAEILEPLGLSPAQLRAEGRYVEDVY; encoded by the coding sequence ATGATCCGCGCGATTCATAGATGGGCGGGGCTCGTCACGACGGCGCTCGCTTCGGTGATCAGCCTGAGCGGGCTGGGGCTTGCGGTTCTGGCGGCGCGCGATGCGCTCGCCGCGCCCGCGCTGCCCGCGGGGCTCAGCCTCGCCGATCTGATGCGCGCGGTCACCGCCCAGATCCCGATGATCGAAGAGCTGCGGCGGGCGCCTTCGGGGGCGCTCACCGCCTGGTGGTTTGCCGATGGCGCGGCGCATTCGGCGGTGATCGACCCGCTGAGCGGCGCGCCGCTCGTCGAGGCCGGGCCCGATGCGCTTCTGGTGTGGCTGACGAACCTGCACCGGGCGCTTTTTCTCGAGGATACCGGGCGGCTGATCGTGGCGGGCGGGGCGGCGGCGATGCTGGCGCTGGCGCTCACGGGGCTGATGCTGCTCAAACGCCGCGCGGGCGGCTGGGGCGGGCTTTTGCGCGCGCTGCCGGGCCGGGGCGCGGCGCGGGTCCATGCCGAGATCGGCCGCGCGAGCTTCGTGCTCCTCGCGTTTTCGGCGCTGACCGGGCTTTGGCTGACCGCCTCGAGCTTCGATCTCTTGCCTGACACGGCGGCGCTGCCAGCCTATCCGATGTCTGTTTCGGGCAGCATGGGCGCGGCGCCCGAAACCATCCCCCTTTTCGCCGAGACGCCCGCCAGCGCCATGGAAAGCCTCAGCTTTCCGACGCCCGGCGACGCGCAGGATTTCTACACGCTCGAGACCGCGACCGGCTCGGCCACGATCGACCAGGGCACCGGCGCGGTGATTTCCGAGGCCACGACCTCGCCGATGACGCGAATGAGCGCACTTCTCGAGCGGCTGCACAGCGGCGAGGGCACCGCGCTTTGGGCGGGGCTTCTGGGCCTCGCGGCGGCGGGGGTGCCGGTGCTCGGCGTGAGCGGGCTCCTGCTCTGGGCGCGGGGCCGTCGGCGCGGGGCGCGCGCGCCGCAGGTGGCGCTTTCGCAGGCGAGCCTCGTGCTTTGGGTCGGCAGCGAGGGCGGCACCACGCGCGCCACGGCCGAGGCGCTGGGGCGCGCGCTCAGCGCGGCAGGCGAGCGGGTGCATATCGCGCCGATGTCGGGCTTTGCGCCCGCCGCGGCGGCGCAGGCGCGCGCCCATCTGATCCTGAGCGCGACCTATGGCTCGGGCGCGGCCCCCGCCTCGGCCGCAGGCTTCCTCGACCGCCTCGCCGCCCTCCCCGCCGCGCCTGCCGCGCCCTATGCGCTCCTCGGCTTTGGCGACCGCGCCTTCCCCGCGTTCTGCGGCTATGCCCGCAAGGTCGCGGCCGCGGCCGAGGCCAAGGGCTGGGCGGCGCTCGTGCCGATGGGCGCGGTCAATGCCGGCGCGGCCGAGGAGATCAACGCCTGGCTCGCCACGCTTGGCGCCGCGCTCGGCCATGATCTTGCGATCACCGCCGCCGCGCAGGCCGCGCCCCGGACCCACCGTCTCGCCCTCCTCTCGCGGCGCGATTACGGCGAGGCCGTGCAGGCGCCGATCTCGATCCTGCGCTTTGCCACGCCCCGCGCGGGGCTCTTGGCGCGGCTGACCGGGCGCGCGCCGCGCTTTGCGCCGGGCGATCTGCTGGGGGTTCTGCCCCGGGGCTCCGAGGTGCCGCGGTTCTACTCGCTGGCCTCGGGCGCGCGCGACGGCTTTGTCGAGATTGTCGTCTCGCGCCACCCGGGCGGGCTGTGCTCGGGGCAGCTTCTCGCGCTCCAGCCGGGCGACGAGATCACCGCCTTCTTGCGGCCGAACCCGGGCTTTCAGGCGCCCGAGGGCCGCAGCCCGCTGATCCTGATCGGCGCGGGCTCGGGCGTCGGGCCCTTGGCCGGGTTCATCCGCGCCAATGCCCGCCGCCGCCCGGTGCATCTCTTCTATGGCCAGCGCGATCTGCGCTCGGATTACCTCTACGGGCCGGAATTTGCCGCCTGGCAGGCCGAGGGGCGGCTCGGCGCGCTCACCACGGCGTCCTCGCGCGGCGCGCGGCCGCGTTATGTGCAAGACGCGCTGCGCGCCGAGGCGCAGGAGGTGGCGCGGCTGGTCGGCGCGGGCGCGCGGGTGATGATCTGCGGCGGGCGCGCGATGGCCGAGGGCGTGGCCGAGGCGATGGCCGAAATTCTCGAACCGCTGGGGCTTTCCCCGGCCCAACTCCGCGCGGAGGGGCGTTATGTCGAAGATGTCTACTGA
- a CDS encoding CsbD family protein yields the protein MNIDQIKGQWKQLKGAARTKWGEITDDEWEQIEGERERLVGVVQERYGKAREEAEKEVDDWLAKM from the coding sequence ATGAATATCGACCAGATCAAAGGCCAGTGGAAACAACTCAAGGGGGCCGCCCGCACGAAATGGGGCGAGATCACCGATGACGAATGGGAGCAGATCGAGGGCGAGCGCGAGCGGCTCGTGGGCGTGGTGCAGGAGCGCTACGGCAAGGCCCGCGAAGAGGCCGAGAAAGAGGTCGATGACTGGCTTGCCAAGATGTGA
- a CDS encoding AI-2E family transporter encodes MDRAAQISLCLLAALASAAALDATADIAAPTTLGLTVGLVLAPLAEALERRGLARGGAALAALTVALLAIGGILLLFQPILAQLFEQAPKVWSDLQDVLRALRGLASGLKDVSREVATTVNPGSPASAAPPEGAIAMPTVTDALLIAPAVGAQVLTFIGALFFFLLTRRELYTALPARLARPQARAGLTARLFAAESLVSRYFGIITVINAALGAATGLWLTALGLPGALAWGALAFLVNYIIFLGPALLFVTLLFAGVAGFDGAAALLPALGYIGLNFLESQFVTPAFVGRRMEINPLGVFLALLFGIWLWGPIGGIVAIPLILWAMALWQEPAAQDG; translated from the coding sequence ATGGACCGTGCCGCCCAGATCTCGCTTTGCCTGCTCGCCGCGCTGGCCAGCGCCGCCGCGCTCGACGCCACCGCCGATATCGCCGCGCCAACCACGCTTGGCCTCACCGTCGGGCTCGTGCTCGCGCCGCTGGCCGAGGCGCTCGAGCGGCGCGGGCTGGCGCGCGGGGGGGCGGCGCTCGCGGCGCTGACCGTCGCGCTGCTCGCGATCGGCGGCATCTTGCTGCTCTTCCAGCCGATCCTCGCGCAGCTTTTCGAACAGGCGCCGAAGGTCTGGAGCGATCTGCAAGACGTGCTGCGCGCGCTGCGGGGGCTTGCCTCGGGGCTCAAGGATGTCTCGCGCGAGGTCGCGACGACGGTCAACCCGGGCAGCCCCGCGAGCGCCGCCCCGCCCGAGGGCGCGATCGCGATGCCGACGGTCACCGATGCGCTGCTGATCGCGCCGGCGGTGGGCGCGCAGGTGCTCACTTTCATCGGCGCGCTGTTCTTCTTCCTGCTGACCCGACGCGAACTTTACACCGCCCTGCCCGCCCGCCTTGCCCGACCGCAGGCGCGCGCCGGCCTCACCGCGCGGCTCTTCGCCGCCGAATCCCTCGTCTCGCGCTATTTCGGGATCATCACGGTGATCAACGCGGCCCTCGGCGCGGCGACGGGGCTGTGGCTCACCGCGCTCGGCCTGCCCGGGGCGCTGGCCTGGGGGGCGCTCGCCTTTCTGGTCAATTACATCATCTTCCTCGGGCCGGCGCTTCTGTTCGTGACGCTGCTCTTTGCGGGGGTGGCGGGTTTTGACGGGGCGGCGGCGCTCTTGCCGGCGCTTGGCTATATCGGGCTGAATTTCCTCGAGAGCCAGTTCGTCACCCCCGCCTTTGTCGGCCGGCGGATGGAGATCAACCCGCTCGGCGTATTTCTGGCGCTGCTCTTCGGGATCTGGCTCTGGGGGCCGATCGGGGGGATCGTGGCGATCCCGTTGATCTTGTGGGCGATGGCGCTCTGGCAGGAGCCCGCCGCGCAGGACGGATGA
- a CDS encoding PLDc N-terminal domain-containing protein: MTEFSLLNVSGFGGLIVLALDIYALISILGSGASAGRKALWVLVIVLLPLLGFVLWLLFGPRAEKRLV; encoded by the coding sequence ATGACCGAATTTTCCCTTCTCAATGTCTCGGGTTTTGGCGGGCTGATCGTCCTCGCGCTCGACATCTATGCGCTGATCTCGATCCTCGGATCGGGGGCGAGTGCCGGGCGCAAGGCGCTTTGGGTGCTGGTGATCGTGCTCCTGCCGCTCCTGGGCTTCGTGCTGTGGCTGCTCTTCGGCCCGCGTGCGGAGAAACGTCTCGTGTGA